In Metarhizium brunneum chromosome 3, complete sequence, a genomic segment contains:
- the davD_1 gene encoding Glutarate-semialdehyde dehydrogenase, translated as MALLQRIAAPTSKLRFSPSISLILARRASTMPPQLRDPSLLKQNVAYINGEWRAATSGETFKVNDPSTGTLIGTCAECDAQDTKLAIKAAADAFPAFRSLTGRERAKMLRKWYDLMVENADDIAKLITWENGKPVAEAKGEAAYAANFFEWFSEEAPRTYGDTIPATVPGNRVWTVKEPVGVCGLITPWNFPAAMITRKVAPALAAGCTVVCKAPGETPYTALAVAELGHRAGIPKGVVNVVTTLSNTPEIGEVLTTDPAVKKVSFTGSTGVGKLLMKQSSGTLKKLSMELGGNAPFIVFDDADLDTAVAGAIASKFRGSGQTCVCANRIYVQEGVYDEFVKKFTEKVNAFKVGNGFEAGTTHGPLIHDRAVSKVEAHIKDAQSKGGKVVAGGQKMPDLGANFFQPTVIRDMTPDMAMATEETFGPVAGLFPFKTEAEVVEMANKVEVGLAGYFFSRDLHRVYRIAEALEVGMVGVNTGIISDPASPFGGVKESGFGREGSKYGIAEYQVTKMITFGGMGSPLQS; from the exons ATGGCGTTGCTGCAGAGAATCGCGGCTCCGACCTCCAAGTTGCGCTTTTCCCCGAGTATTTCATTGATTCTTGCTAGGCGGGCGTCTACGATGCCTCCTCAG TTGAGAGATCCGTCGTTGCTGAAGCAGAATGTTGCTTATATCAATGGCGAATGGAGGGCTGCCACGTCTGGCGAGACATTCAAGGTCAATG ATCCGTCCACGGGCACCTTGATTGGTACCTGCGCCGAGTGCGACGCGCAAGACACCAAgctggccatcaaggctgctgccgacGCTTTCCCTGCCTTTCGCAGCCTGACGGGCCGTGAGCGTGCCAAGATGCTTCGCAAGTGGTACGACTTGATGGTGGAGAATGCTGATGATATCGCCAAGCTCATCACCTGGGAGAACGGAAAGCCCGTTGCCGAGGCCAAAGGCGAGGCTGCCTATGCTGCCAACTTTTTCGAGTGGTTCAGCGAGGAAGCTCCCCGGACCTATGGCGATACTATTCCTGCCACTGTACCTGGCAACAGGGTATGGACGGTTAAGGAACCTGTTGGCGTGTGTGGGCTGATTACTCC ATGGAATTTTCCTGCTGCCATGATCACTCGAAAGGTCGCCCCTGcactggctgctggctgcacAGTCGTTTGCAAAGCTCCCGGCGAGACTCCCTACACTGCACTGGCTGTCGCTGAACTTGGTCACCGGGCAGGTATCCCCAAGGGcgtcgtcaacgtcgtcaCCACCCTCTCCAACACCCCAGAAATCGGCGAGGTTCTCACCACTGACCCCGCCGTCAAGAAGGTGTCATTCACCGGCTCTACAGGTGTGGGCAAGCTCCTCATGAAGCAGTCGTCTGGCACCCTCAAGAAGCTATCTATGGAGCTCGGTGGCAACGCCCCCTTCATCGTTTTTGACGACGCTGACCTCgacaccgccgtcgccggcgccatTGCTTCCAAGTTCCGCGGCAGCGGCCAAACCTGTGTTTGCGCCAACCGAATCTACGTCCAGGAGGGCGTCTACGACGAATTCGTCAAGAAGTTTACGGAAAAGGTGAATGCTTTCAAGGTCGGAAATGGTTTCGAAGCCGGCACAACCCACGGACCCCTCATCCACGACCGCGCCGTCAGCAAGGTCGAGGCTCACATCAAGGACGCCCAGTCCAAAGGTGGCAAGGTTGTCGCTGGCGGTCAAAAAATGCCCGATCTGGGGGCCAACTTCTTCCAGCCAACTGTTATCCGTGACATGACAcccgacatggccatggctacaGAGGAGACTTTTGGCCCCGTCGCTGGACTGTTCCCATTCAAGACGGAAGCCGAGGTTGTCGAGATGGCGAACAAGGTCGAGGTTGGTCTTGCTGGATATTTCTTCTCACGGGACCTTCACCGCGTCTACCGGATAGCCGAGGCGCTGGAAGTCGGCATGGTTGGCGTCAACACGGGCATCATCTCCGATCCTGCGTCTCCATTTGGCGGTGTCAAGGAGAGTGGTTTCGGTCGTGAGGGCTCCAAGTATGGTATTGCTGAGTACCAGGTTACCAAGATGATTACCTTTGGAGGAATGGGATCGCCGTTACAGAGTTAG